One genomic segment of Rivularia sp. PCC 7116 includes these proteins:
- a CDS encoding Ig-like domain-containing protein — protein MKRQLSHANILNFKLIGAMASAASVVLYPFVAGAESTYKSESEQNKQNKASKAAKKYNRSKQLVEALEINSKNKNQTKNKTKKPNIIALSKAEDSNTNLPASLQQLVDEHNYAAEYILTALKTPENVNNNLPASLQKLVDERNNTAESTLIALKSTTKYDEKLSLVQKLKAPRREISNSQQQLFALENSQSETTLSKEENKNTNLSAVASNLQPGTLKLEDAVYSASIQNNILPIEINKQLDNSLQETGLNSSNNSNKKYLIALEPFINEQKPQEFPISSNGNYLLALEPFINEQKPQEFPISSNGNYLFALEPFLNEQKPQKFPISSNGNYLLALEPFINEQKPQEFPISSNGDYFLALEPFLNQQKLQQFQTQNTSATRDDVTQIVSQFGSQLLAINVFESLANNRQAEITPTLIAKNWNTENPNDTSYKFTSFVAVRPSYLTDNSEQNSSEMRLATGYSSFNSGNNRSQGLNSNSFLAAYSKSPFALPNPDNLNANLTPNSTQYISQFPKNTNNSSTVVILSPTPQAVVDVAATPIIVQFPVGNEVELRVNGELSDRSLIGRTETDSETDMVTQTWYGVSLQNGENVISAQVLGSKEPPVTVTIMVRGGAQEMKIDTVESRIPADGKSTATLKGTLIDENGNISKRDAVVTLASTAGKFLEPDYKPGQTGFQVQAKDGQFTVTLKSDLEAKTVRIKAKAGKLEAYTQLQFQTALRPSLMSGVIDFRLGARGTDFYSRFKDFLPEDEDNDTEVKFRSAIFATGAIGEWLVTGAYDSSRSLNEDCNCDNRLFGSYQFSENNYPVYGDSSTVNQTTPSTDSVYLRFERSSRVPGANPDYAMWGDYNTEEFSRSSQQFTSVTRQLHGFKANYNIGKLQATAFYGNNVEGFQRDTIAPDGTSGLYFLSRRLTVPGSEVVFIELEELNRPGTVLQRERLNRGADYEIDYDRGTVFFREPVLRTDVNEFGDVLVRRIVVTYQYEGEEAGDDTDIYAGRLQYNLSRGENKDSWLAATYLQENQGARDFELYGADAQISFGKLGRFVAEYARSRNDSSEMGMVEGDAVRAEAEAELIKGLRTRAYYRFADTGFANNATISFVPGQTRYGIQANGRVTKTTNLRFQYDHEDNFGVAPQPLDTFEELFSPRLTATPGNPVDNSLTTISAGVVQKIGKANLSVDWINRQREDRISPETFNTDSSQLRSRLNVPIAKKLSFVAQNETTLSDNTDAVYPDRTVFGINWEAIKGINLSLTQQFFTQGQFDGNSITSLNVNGEHKFGTDTTVTGRFSVLGGSNGPTTQGALGLKQGLTIAPGLRLNLAYERVFGDFFGNNATGQQFRQPFAVGQSAAALGFNSGDSYSIGLEYTDNPNFKASALFERRNSTSGNNTVISAGATGKISSSLTALARYQQSGSSNQSLAALGDTANLRVGLAYRNPKNDKFNALMRYEYRKNPSTIPDTILFGTGTGAEDHTFAIETIYAPNWQWEFYGKYALRNSTTYLANDFSSSSTINLGQLRATYRLGYSWDLVGEARVITQSDYTETGFVVEAGYYLTPNLRIAGGYAFGEIDDRDFDGSRSASGPYLGVTMKLNQLFSGFGLQKRVPRKKIEARQNLLNRIKKGTGNGEQVMKNSLSSAKNNPVENLVEKVKTGNNSQEIKNSLLQRLMTGQGR, from the coding sequence ATGAAACGACAATTAAGCCATGCAAATATTTTAAATTTTAAATTAATAGGAGCAATGGCAAGTGCTGCGAGTGTGGTGCTATACCCATTCGTAGCCGGTGCTGAATCTACTTATAAATCAGAATCCGAGCAAAACAAGCAGAATAAAGCAAGTAAAGCTGCTAAAAAATATAATCGTTCAAAGCAACTTGTTGAAGCTCTGGAGATAAATAGCAAGAATAAAAATCAAACCAAAAACAAAACCAAAAAACCTAACATAATAGCTTTAAGTAAAGCTGAAGATTCCAATACAAATTTGCCTGCAAGTTTACAACAATTAGTAGATGAGCATAATTATGCAGCAGAATACATATTAACTGCTTTAAAAACACCTGAAAATGTTAATAACAATCTACCAGCTAGTTTGCAGAAGTTAGTAGATGAACGGAATAATACAGCAGAAAGCACGCTTATTGCTTTAAAGTCTACAACAAAATATGATGAAAAATTATCTTTAGTTCAAAAGCTCAAAGCACCGCGCAGGGAAATATCAAATTCTCAACAACAGTTATTTGCTTTAGAAAATTCTCAATCTGAAACTACTCTCTCGAAAGAAGAGAATAAGAATACAAATTTATCAGCGGTTGCATCTAATCTTCAACCTGGGACATTAAAGCTTGAGGATGCCGTATATTCTGCATCTATACAAAATAATATATTGCCAATAGAAATAAATAAGCAATTAGATAATTCCTTACAAGAAACAGGTTTAAATAGTTCAAATAATTCAAATAAGAAATATTTAATCGCTTTAGAACCTTTTATTAACGAGCAAAAACCGCAGGAATTTCCGATTAGTTCTAATGGTAATTATCTTCTTGCTTTAGAACCTTTTATTAACGAGCAGAAACCACAGGAATTTCCGATTAGTTCTAATGGTAATTATCTTTTTGCTTTAGAACCTTTTCTTAACGAGCAGAAACCACAGAAATTTCCGATTAGTTCTAATGGTAATTATCTTCTTGCTTTAGAGCCATTTATTAACGAGCAAAAACCACAGGAATTTCCGATTAGTTCTAATGGTGATTATTTCCTTGCTTTAGAACCTTTCCTAAACCAGCAGAAACTACAACAATTCCAAACTCAGAATACATCAGCAACAAGAGACGATGTAACGCAAATAGTTTCTCAGTTTGGTTCTCAACTACTAGCAATTAATGTATTTGAATCACTTGCTAATAATCGTCAAGCTGAAATTACACCAACTTTAATTGCTAAGAATTGGAACACTGAAAACCCCAACGATACAAGCTATAAATTTACATCATTTGTTGCAGTTCGACCTTCATATTTGACAGACAATTCCGAGCAAAATTCATCTGAGATGAGATTAGCTACGGGGTATAGCTCATTTAATTCTGGGAATAATCGCAGTCAAGGATTAAATAGTAATAGCTTTTTAGCTGCTTATTCAAAATCTCCTTTTGCTTTACCTAATCCCGATAATTTAAACGCTAACTTAACACCAAATTCCACTCAATATATCTCCCAATTTCCCAAGAATACGAACAATTCTTCAACAGTAGTCATCCTCTCACCGACTCCTCAAGCTGTTGTAGATGTAGCTGCTACTCCAATTATCGTACAATTCCCCGTGGGTAATGAGGTAGAATTGCGGGTTAACGGTGAATTATCCGACCGTTCCTTAATTGGACGAACCGAAACTGACTCCGAAACCGATATGGTTACGCAGACATGGTATGGTGTTTCTCTACAAAATGGGGAAAACGTTATTTCTGCTCAGGTTCTTGGTTCAAAGGAACCCCCCGTTACCGTCACAATAATGGTGAGGGGTGGAGCGCAGGAGATGAAAATCGATACCGTAGAATCTCGTATTCCTGCGGATGGAAAATCTACTGCGACCCTCAAAGGTACGTTAATTGACGAAAACGGTAATATTTCTAAGCGTGATGCTGTGGTTACTTTAGCATCTACGGCAGGAAAATTCCTCGAGCCAGATTACAAACCCGGACAAACAGGATTTCAGGTACAAGCTAAAGACGGACAATTTACGGTAACTCTAAAATCCGATTTGGAAGCTAAGACTGTACGAATTAAGGCGAAAGCTGGTAAATTAGAAGCCTATACTCAATTACAATTCCAAACTGCTTTACGTCCAAGCTTGATGAGTGGTGTTATCGATTTCCGCTTGGGTGCTAGAGGTACGGATTTTTACAGTAGATTTAAAGATTTTCTTCCAGAAGACGAAGATAACGATACCGAAGTTAAATTCCGTTCTGCTATTTTTGCAACTGGTGCTATTGGGGAATGGTTGGTGACTGGTGCTTACGATAGCAGTCGTTCTCTGAATGAAGATTGTAATTGCGATAATCGTTTATTTGGTAGTTATCAATTTAGCGAAAATAATTATCCGGTTTACGGTGATAGTTCTACAGTAAATCAAACTACTCCGTCTACTGACAGCGTATATTTAAGATTTGAACGCTCTTCTCGCGTTCCTGGTGCTAATCCAGATTATGCGATGTGGGGTGATTATAATACTGAAGAATTCTCTCGCTCTTCACAACAGTTTACTTCTGTAACTCGTCAGCTACATGGTTTTAAAGCGAATTACAACATAGGTAAATTGCAAGCTACGGCTTTCTACGGAAATAATGTAGAAGGTTTTCAACGAGATACTATAGCTCCCGATGGAACTAGCGGTCTTTATTTCCTCTCCCGGAGATTAACCGTACCTGGTAGTGAAGTTGTTTTCATTGAATTAGAAGAACTCAATCGTCCCGGTACTGTATTACAACGGGAACGCTTGAACAGAGGTGCGGATTACGAAATTGATTACGATAGAGGAACAGTTTTCTTCCGGGAACCCGTTTTACGTACTGATGTGAATGAATTTGGTGATGTCTTGGTAAGACGTATTGTTGTCACCTATCAGTATGAAGGGGAAGAAGCAGGAGACGATACCGATATTTATGCAGGACGTTTGCAATATAATCTATCTCGCGGTGAAAATAAAGATAGTTGGTTAGCAGCAACTTATCTTCAGGAAAACCAAGGAGCGCGTGATTTTGAGTTGTATGGTGCGGATGCTCAAATTTCTTTTGGTAAGCTAGGTAGATTTGTCGCAGAATACGCTCGTTCTCGCAACGATTCTAGCGAGATGGGAATGGTGGAAGGTGATGCTGTGAGAGCGGAAGCTGAAGCTGAACTTATCAAAGGTTTACGAACTCGTGCTTATTACCGTTTCGCTGATACTGGATTTGCCAATAACGCTACTATTAGTTTTGTCCCCGGACAAACTCGTTACGGTATTCAAGCTAACGGAAGAGTTACTAAAACAACTAATTTACGCTTCCAATACGACCATGAAGACAATTTTGGTGTAGCTCCTCAACCGTTAGACACCTTTGAAGAGTTGTTTTCACCACGTTTAACCGCAACTCCAGGAAATCCAGTTGATAATTCCTTGACCACAATTTCTGCTGGTGTAGTACAAAAGATTGGTAAAGCGAATTTGTCTGTAGATTGGATTAATCGACAACGAGAAGATAGAATATCACCCGAAACTTTCAATACAGATTCGAGTCAATTACGTTCTCGTCTTAATGTTCCTATTGCCAAAAAACTTTCCTTTGTAGCCCAAAACGAAACTACATTATCCGACAATACAGACGCAGTTTATCCAGATAGAACTGTCTTTGGGATTAACTGGGAAGCTATCAAGGGTATTAACCTTTCGCTAACGCAACAGTTTTTCACTCAAGGACAATTTGACGGTAATTCTATTACCAGTTTGAATGTCAACGGAGAACATAAGTTTGGTACCGATACCACAGTTACCGGACGCTTCTCTGTATTGGGTGGAAGTAACGGACCTACTACTCAAGGTGCTTTAGGCTTAAAGCAAGGTTTAACCATTGCTCCTGGATTGCGTTTAAATCTAGCTTACGAGCGCGTTTTTGGTGACTTTTTTGGTAATAATGCCACCGGGCAACAATTTAGACAACCCTTTGCTGTAGGTCAAAGCGCTGCTGCTCTAGGTTTCAATTCTGGAGATAGCTACAGCATTGGTCTAGAATATACTGACAATCCCAACTTTAAGGCTAGCGCTTTATTTGAGCGGAGAAATTCAACTAGCGGTAATAACACAGTAATTTCCGCAGGTGCTACTGGTAAGATTTCATCATCTCTTACTGCATTAGCACGCTATCAACAAAGTGGTTCGAGCAATCAAAGTTTGGCTGCACTTGGAGATACCGCTAATTTAAGAGTGGGTTTAGCATACCGCAATCCTAAAAACGATAAATTCAACGCTTTAATGCGTTACGAATATCGTAAGAATCCTTCAACAATTCCCGATACCATCTTATTTGGAACCGGTACTGGTGCAGAAGACCATACTTTTGCCATAGAAACTATTTACGCTCCAAATTGGCAATGGGAATTCTATGGTAAATATGCTTTACGCAACAGTACTACTTATTTAGCTAACGATTTTTCATCTAGCAGTACCATAAATCTGGGACAGTTACGCGCTACTTACCGTTTGGGTTACAGTTGGGATTTAGTTGGAGAAGCAAGAGTAATTACTCAATCCGACTATACCGAAACAGGTTTTGTTGTGGAAGCTGGCTATTATCTCACACCAAACTTAAGAATAGCTGGGGGTTATGCTTTTGGGGAAATAGACGACCGCGATTTTGACGGTAGTCGTTCCGCTAGCGGACCATATCTGGGTGTGACAATGAAGCTGAATCAGCTGTTTAGCGGTTTCGGTTTGCAGAAGAGAGTACCCCGAAAAAAAATAGAAGCTCGACAAAACTTGTTGAATAGAATTAAGAAGGGAACGGGGAACGGGGAACAGGTGATGAAAAATTCTCTCTCCAGTGCTAAAAATAATCCTGTAGAAAACTTAGTCGAAAAAGTCAAAACCGGAAATAATTCTCAAGAAATCAAAAATTCGCTGTTGCAAAGACTGATGACAGGACAAGGAAGATGA
- a CDS encoding DUF11 domain-containing protein, whose protein sequence is MRRKNKRYQIYGSSWFKRIAATVLAGSIIQSSISTFAQEVTRPTISNQATFNYNNKKNNQTFRGGVTNQVKITPVPQSSQALSDLIDPFGQILGCNGEELEDYTGFTVTLFNPDPNDPTGTEPGTVVDLTPTDDDPNTTTPQGIQPNITNANNYAVTNEPVTTANGETKRGVYNFLFDQSKNQTDVGRAYILVINPPENSAFTERRIRLEIQSLDGDILTYIATALDGQPITATGENSVQISDTQISQQAVVIDDAERIGLALALQFNLDLCSPDQIRITKTGDRATAEPGDTTVYRLSLRNTGDVGLNDIVVTDQFPLGFKFIPESVRGQIGDEEVALTTETNGSTVTFRTDTTIPVGGVLNIAYAATLTPDAVRGSGRNTATVNAERVDNNFAVKDGPATHRLEIRPGITSDCGTIIGRVFVDKNFDGEQQAGEPGVPNAVIFLENGNRITTDADGLYSVKNALPGKHTGVLDLESIPDYTLAPNVKFKERNSQSRLVNLEPGGMVRMNFGVTPNFGEDTKK, encoded by the coding sequence GTGCGCCGCAAAAATAAGCGATACCAAATTTATGGTAGTAGCTGGTTTAAACGGATAGCGGCTACTGTTTTAGCGGGAAGTATTATTCAAAGCTCTATATCTACCTTTGCTCAAGAGGTTACCCGTCCAACAATTAGCAACCAAGCTACATTTAATTACAACAATAAAAAAAATAATCAAACTTTTAGAGGGGGAGTTACCAATCAAGTAAAAATTACTCCGGTTCCTCAATCATCTCAAGCACTTTCGGACTTAATTGACCCCTTCGGACAAATTCTAGGTTGTAATGGAGAAGAATTAGAAGATTACACGGGTTTTACCGTTACTTTATTTAACCCCGACCCCAACGACCCAACAGGAACGGAACCGGGAACGGTGGTTGACCTAACCCCGACTGATGATGACCCCAATACTACTACTCCTCAAGGTATACAACCAAATATAACTAATGCTAATAATTATGCTGTTACCAATGAACCTGTGACCACTGCTAATGGTGAAACTAAACGAGGAGTTTACAATTTCTTATTCGACCAAAGCAAGAATCAAACTGATGTAGGTCGTGCTTATATTTTAGTTATTAATCCTCCTGAGAATTCTGCTTTCACCGAGCGACGAATCCGATTAGAAATTCAAAGCTTGGATGGGGATATCCTTACCTATATTGCTACTGCTTTAGATGGTCAGCCAATCACTGCTACGGGTGAAAATTCGGTGCAAATCTCTGATACTCAGATTTCCCAACAAGCTGTAGTTATTGATGATGCAGAAAGAATTGGTTTAGCTTTAGCACTACAATTTAATTTAGATTTATGCTCTCCCGACCAAATTCGTATCACTAAAACTGGGGATAGAGCAACTGCCGAACCTGGTGATACTACGGTTTATCGTCTGTCGTTAAGAAATACGGGTGATGTTGGTTTAAATGATATAGTCGTTACCGACCAATTCCCTCTCGGATTTAAATTTATACCGGAATCAGTTCGCGGTCAAATTGGGGATGAAGAAGTTGCGCTAACTACTGAAACGAATGGTTCTACTGTTACTTTCCGAACTGATACAACTATCCCGGTGGGTGGGGTTCTCAATATTGCTTATGCTGCAACCTTAACTCCTGATGCGGTAAGAGGTTCCGGTCGTAACACTGCGACTGTGAATGCGGAAAGAGTTGATAATAACTTTGCGGTTAAAGATGGACCTGCAACTCACAGATTAGAAATTAGACCTGGTATTACTTCTGATTGCGGTACTATCATCGGTCGCGTGTTTGTAGATAAAAACTTTGACGGAGAACAACAAGCAGGCGAACCTGGAGTTCCAAATGCTGTAATTTTCTTAGAAAATGGCAACCGCATAACTACTGATGCAGACGGTTTATATTCGGTCAAAAATGCATTACCTGGTAAACATACAGGTGTTTTGGATTTAGAGAGTATACCCGATTATACTTTGGCTCCCAATGTCAAATTTAAAGAACGCAACAGCCAATCACGACTAGTAAATTTAGAACCTGGTGGAATGGTGAGAATGAACTTCGGAGTCACTCCGAACTTTGGGGAGGACACAAAGAAATGA